A window from Peromyscus eremicus chromosome 5, PerEre_H2_v1, whole genome shotgun sequence encodes these proteins:
- the Tmem170a gene encoding transmembrane protein 170A isoform X2: protein MEPEGSGGGGGGGSAGLMQQILSLKLVPRVGNGTLCPNSTSLCSFPEMWYGVFLWALVSSVFFHVPAGLLALFTLRHHKYGAAIAGVYRAAGKEMIPFEALTLGTGQTFCVVVVSFLRVLATL from the exons ATGGAGCCCGAggggagcggcggcggcggcggcggcgggtcGGCCGGGCTCATGCAGCAGATCCTCAGCCTGAAGCTCGTGCCGCGGGTGGGCAATGGGACCCTGTGCCCCAACTCCACTTCGCTCTGCTCCTTCCCAG AGATGTGGTATGGTGTGTTCCTGTGGGCACTTGTGTCCTCTGTCTTCTTTCATGTCCCTGCTGGATTACTGGCCCTCTTCACCCTCAGACATCACAAATATG GTGCAGCAATTGCTGGGGTTTACCGAGCTGCAGGGAAGGAGATGATCCCGTTTGAAGCCCTCACTCTTGGCACTGGACAGACGTTCTGTGTAGTGGTGGTCTCTTTTTTACGGGTTTTAGCCACCCTATAG
- the Tmem170a gene encoding transmembrane protein 170A isoform X1, translated as MEPEGSGGGGGGGSAGLMQQILSLKLVPRVGNGTLCPNSTSLCSFPEMWYGVFLWALVSSVFFHVPAGLLALFTLRHHKYGRFMSVSILLMGIVGPITAGILTSAAIAGVYRAAGKEMIPFEALTLGTGQTFCVVVVSFLRVLATL; from the exons ATGGAGCCCGAggggagcggcggcggcggcggcggcgggtcGGCCGGGCTCATGCAGCAGATCCTCAGCCTGAAGCTCGTGCCGCGGGTGGGCAATGGGACCCTGTGCCCCAACTCCACTTCGCTCTGCTCCTTCCCAG AGATGTGGTATGGTGTGTTCCTGTGGGCACTTGTGTCCTCTGTCTTCTTTCATGTCCCTGCTGGATTACTGGCCCTCTTCACCCTCAGACATCACAAATATGGTAGGTTCATGTCTGTAAGCATCCTGTTGATGGGCATCGTGGGACCAATTACTGCTGGAATCTTGACAA GTGCAGCAATTGCTGGGGTTTACCGAGCTGCAGGGAAGGAGATGATCCCGTTTGAAGCCCTCACTCTTGGCACTGGACAGACGTTCTGTGTAGTGGTGGTCTCTTTTTTACGGGTTTTAGCCACCCTATAG
- the Tmem170a gene encoding transmembrane protein 170A isoform X3 — protein MEPEGSGGGGGGGSAGLMQQILSLKLVPRVGNGTLCPNSTSLCSFPEKLGQRHRQGRREGLRVEPGTCESHPLGSDCQAPLCGHLGPACVVAGKVVVAFCGS, from the exons ATGGAGCCCGAggggagcggcggcggcggcggcggcgggtcGGCCGGGCTCATGCAGCAGATCCTCAGCCTGAAGCTCGTGCCGCGGGTGGGCAATGGGACCCTGTGCCCCAACTCCACTTCGCTCTGCTCCTTCCCAG AGAAGCTGGGCCAGAGACATCGTCAAGGAAGACGGGAGGGATTGCGTGTTGAGCCAGGCACCTGTGAGTCCCATCCACTGGGCAGCGACTGCCAGGCGCCTCTCTGTGGACACCTGGGACCTGCCTGTGTAGTCGCTGGCAAAGTGGTTGTCGCTTTTTGCGGCAGCTGA